Below is a genomic region from Candidatus Caldatribacterium sp..
TCTTGGAAGCGCCGGACGTGGGACCCAGAGCTCTTGAAGCTTTTTGGCGTAGACGGGGAGAAACTCCCTCCGATTGTTCCTTCATCTTCGGTGGTGGGAGGCCTCAGGAAGGACATGGCGTCTCTTCTTGGGCTCCCTGAGGGGCTTCCTGTGGTATGCGGTGCAGGGGACATGTTGTGCCTTCTTTTGGGCGGGGGCATGATTGAAAAGGGACGTTCCTGCGACGTTACCGGTACGGCAGCCGATGTCTCCGTTTACCTCGAGGAACCCCTCCTTTCTCCTCGCCTCATGAACCTCCATCACGCAGTGGATGGATGGATTAGCTTTGGGATTCTTGACAGCGGCGGAGGGAGCATGAAGTGGTTGCGGGATGCCCTGTACCTTGCGGGTGGGCAATCTGCATCCTACGCCCAGATTGATGAAGAGGCAAAGGAAACTCCTCCAGGCGCCGAGGGCCTCCTCTTTTTCCCCTACCTTTTGGGGGAGCGGCTCTTCGGTTCGCCCTGGGCAAGAGGGGTCTTTTTTGGCATTCTTCCCCAGCATCGCCGGGCTCACTTTGCCCGAGCAGTGATGGAGGGAGTGTGCTTTGATCTCAAAATGAGCCTTGAAGAAATTGAGCGGCTGAGCGGGAGAAATATCGAGGAAATGTACGCCATAGGAGGAGGGGCAAAGAGTAGTCTCTGGTGCCAGATAAAGGCGGATATCTACGAGAAGCCCATCGTAACCTTGAAGGAGACCGAGGGGGGTATCATGGGGGCAGCAATGCTTGCTTTCTCCGGAGTGACGCAGGAACCGGTTCCTTCTCTGGGGAAGCGATGGCTCCATGTGGAAGAGAGGTTCACTCCCTCCCCGGAGAGCAGGGCGGTGTACCGTCGACAGTACGCCCTTTTCAGAGAGTTCCACGATCTTTTCCAGGCGGCTTTTGAACGATATCGAAAGGAGGCATAGGGGTGCTCTCGTACCATTCTTTTATCAACGGTCGCTGGGAGGAAGGCAAGGGCTTCATAGAGGTTACCGACCCATCGAACGGGGAGGTTTTTGCGACGGTTTCAAAGGTGACACTTGAGCAACTCCGTCAGGCTATTGAAGGAGCCCACCGGGCTTTTCGGTCCTGGTCCCGGAAGCTTCCCGTTGAGCGGACTCGACTCCTCTTGAAGGCGGCAGACCTTGTTCGGTCGCGGGCTAAAGACATCGCTACCCTCCTTGCCCGGGAACAGGGGAAAGCTCTTCCCGATGCGGAGCGGGAAGTTCTGGGGGCGGCTGATTGCTTAGAGTACTACGCCTGTCTTGGGATGAACATCCTCGGGGAAATACCTCCCTCAAATGCCCTGAAGCTTCGGAGTTTCGCCCTTCGCCAGCCTGTGGGGGTTGTCTTCGCTGTAGCGGCCTGGAACTACCCTGTGAGCCTCATTTCCTGGAAAGTTGCGCCGGCCCTTGCTGCAGGGTGTACCGTAATCGTGAAGCCCTCCCGCGAGGCGCCCCTTTCCACAATCGAGTTCGTACGGGCCTGCAATGATGTCGGGCTTCCCGAAGGCGTGCTCAACGTGGTGAACGGGGATAACGCCCTCATTAGCGAGGAAATCTTCTCGAATCCGCTTGTGCGTCTTGTGGCGCTCACAGGGTCCACGGCAACGGGCAAAGAGTTCATCAGGGCTTCAGCGAAAACCGTGAAGCGTCTCGTCCTTGAGCTTGGAGGGCATTCCCCATTCATCGTTTTCGCCGATGCCAACTTCGATCGGGCGGTAAAAGACGGTGTTCGACGGGCTTTCCGTAACGCAGGGCAAATCTGCAACTCTGTGAATCGGATTTTCGTCGAAGAGCCGGTAAAGGAGAGGTATATCGAGGCTTTCGTGGCAGAAACAAAGAAGCTTCGCCTCGGCGGGGCTTTTGAAACTCCCGTCCCCGACGTAGGACCTATGGTGAACGAAGCAGGGGTGCGGAGGATGGAAGAATTCGTAAAGGACGCTGAGGCGAAGGGAGCGCGAATTCTCTGCGGAGGGAAACGGCCCTCCGATCCACGCCTGGCAAAAGGGTTCTACTTTGAACCCACCGTTGTCGTTGATGTGACTCCCGAGATGAAGCTTATGCAG
It encodes:
- a CDS encoding NAD-dependent succinate-semialdehyde dehydrogenase, whose protein sequence is MGVLSYHSFINGRWEEGKGFIEVTDPSNGEVFATVSKVTLEQLRQAIEGAHRAFRSWSRKLPVERTRLLLKAADLVRSRAKDIATLLAREQGKALPDAEREVLGAADCLEYYACLGMNILGEIPPSNALKLRSFALRQPVGVVFAVAAWNYPVSLISWKVAPALAAGCTVIVKPSREAPLSTIEFVRACNDVGLPEGVLNVVNGDNALISEEIFSNPLVRLVALTGSTATGKEFIRASAKTVKRLVLELGGHSPFIVFADANFDRAVKDGVRRAFRNAGQICNSVNRIFVEEPVKERYIEAFVAETKKLRLGGAFETPVPDVGPMVNEAGVRRMEEFVKDAEAKGARILCGGKRPSDPRLAKGFYFEPTVVVDVTPEMKLMQEEPFGPIVGIDTFATIDEAIEKANNVPYGLVAYVYTEDVRKAFYVAENLEWGSVAINNINPDSLYAPYPGWKESGLGVELGWHGLEEYLEWKHVKMEVM